The following proteins are encoded in a genomic region of Thermomicrobiales bacterium:
- the ilvC gene encoding ketol-acid reductoisomerase yields the protein MATIYYEADANADALRDRKIAVMGYGSQGHAHALNLHESGYDVRVGLYDGSRSWKKAEEDGLKVMSVADAAAEADVIMILVPDHIQKKLYNEAIAPNLQDGNMLMFAHGFNIHFGHISPPENIDVAMIAPKGPGHILRDTYVEGVGIPALIAIHQDFSGSAKDVALAYASGIGSTKAGVIETTFKEETETDLFGEQVVLCGGVSSLVTTAFETLVNAGYQPQIAYFEVLHELKLIVDLMYQGGIKYMRYSVSDTAEYGDYVSGPRVIDDRVRATMEQILGDIQSGEFANEWIAENEAGRGNFMKLRSNATGHQIEQVGEELRGMMTWLPKKTIPS from the coding sequence GTGGCGACCATTTATTACGAGGCGGATGCGAACGCAGACGCGCTTCGCGACCGCAAGATCGCGGTCATGGGTTACGGCAGTCAGGGGCACGCGCACGCGCTGAACCTGCATGAGTCCGGTTACGACGTACGCGTCGGCCTGTATGACGGCAGCCGCTCGTGGAAGAAGGCCGAAGAAGACGGCCTCAAGGTCATGTCGGTCGCCGACGCGGCCGCCGAGGCTGATGTCATCATGATCCTGGTACCGGATCATATTCAGAAGAAGCTGTACAACGAAGCCATCGCACCGAACCTCCAGGATGGCAACATGCTGATGTTCGCCCACGGCTTCAACATCCACTTCGGCCACATCTCGCCGCCCGAGAACATCGACGTCGCCATGATCGCGCCAAAGGGTCCTGGACATATCCTGCGCGACACCTATGTCGAAGGCGTCGGCATCCCGGCACTGATCGCCATCCATCAGGATTTCTCGGGAAGTGCCAAGGACGTCGCGCTCGCATACGCGAGCGGCATCGGCAGCACCAAGGCCGGCGTGATCGAGACGACATTCAAGGAAGAGACCGAGACCGATCTCTTCGGCGAGCAGGTTGTTCTCTGCGGTGGCGTGTCTTCGCTGGTGACGACTGCCTTCGAGACGCTCGTAAATGCCGGCTATCAGCCGCAGATCGCCTACTTTGAAGTGCTGCACGAGCTGAAGTTGATCGTCGACCTGATGTATCAGGGCGGCATCAAGTACATGCGCTACTCGGTATCTGACACGGCGGAGTACGGCGACTACGTCTCTGGCCCGCGCGTGATCGACGATCGCGTCCGCGCAACGATGGAGCAGATTCTGGGCGATATCCAGTCGGGTGAATTCGCCAATGAGTGGATTGCCGAGAACGAGGCGGGTCGCGGCAACTTCATGAAGCTGCGCTCCAACGCCACCGGCCATCAGATCGAGCAGGTCGGCGAAGAGCTGCGCGGCATGATGACCTGGCTGCCAAAGAAGACCATTCCGTCCTGA
- the ilvN gene encoding acetolactate synthase small subunit gives MTQRSHTLVVLVEDHPGVLNRVMSLFRQRGFNVNSVAVGHSETTGMSRMTFVIGGDDRMVEQVTKQLYKLLEVVKVTDVTGENLIQRELALVKVAATERTRADVMRLATDIYRARFVDATPDTLILEVTGPSDKIDSMLTMIRPYGIKEVARTGLVAMVRGTGNSRLTVVQDAVA, from the coding sequence ATGACGCAGCGTTCTCACACATTGGTGGTGCTGGTTGAAGATCACCCAGGCGTGCTGAACCGTGTGATGAGCCTGTTCAGGCAGCGCGGATTCAACGTCAACTCGGTCGCGGTCGGCCACTCTGAAACCACGGGCATGTCTCGTATGACGTTTGTCATCGGTGGCGACGACCGGATGGTTGAGCAGGTGACCAAGCAGCTCTATAAGCTGCTTGAGGTCGTCAAGGTCACTGACGTGACCGGCGAGAACCTGATCCAGCGTGAGCTGGCATTGGTCAAGGTGGCCGCCACCGAGCGCACGCGCGCCGATGTCATGCGCCTGGCCACAGACATCTACCGCGCGCGCTTCGTCGATGCCACCCCGGACACGCTCATCCTTGAGGTGACGGGACCGAGCGACAAGATTGATTCGATGCTCACGATGATTCGGCCGTATGGCATAAAGGAAGTCGCGCGTACGGGCTTGGTGGCTATGGTGCGTGGCACCGGAAACTCGCGCTTGACAGTCGTTCAGGACGCAGTTGCCTGA
- the ilvB gene encoding biosynthetic-type acetolactate synthase large subunit, which yields MVATTPEESGAAPAASQPRSVAKAAPSIGARVLCEALVREGVDTVFGYPGGAVIPLYDVLPEFPSIHHVLVRHEQGAGHAADGYARVTGKVGVCLATSGPGATNLVTPIATAMLDSIPMVAITGQVGQHFIGSDAFQEIDITGITLPITKHNFLVRHAADIGPTIQKAFHLAKSGRPGPVLVDIPKDVLLAASELGAAESLDLVGYKPTYTPHRRQIRLAAQEIRNAQKPLILAGHGILLSGAMDELKTLAEKAQIPVGLTLLGIGGLDQNHPLCLGMVGMHGFAHANRAIYETDVLIGVGMRFDDRVTGRVSDFAPNARVVHIDIDPAEIGKNIETTVPVVGDARQALALLNAELEELRHDEWIESIAEWRRTPPYRPHANDAVLQPQFVMERLCEATDGNAIVVTDVGQHQMWAAQYFQCNKPNNWVTSGGLGTMGFGVPAALGAALARPDDEVWAVVGDGGVQMTLFEFATLVQEQANVNVVIINNGYLGMVRQWQQLFHDRNYSETFISQPDFQMLATAYGMAARTVTSRDDVDVAIEWAREIVGPTLLNFVVEQEMNVYPMIPSGGSYGELIEKGE from the coding sequence ATGGTGGCAACAACACCTGAGGAATCCGGCGCAGCGCCGGCAGCATCGCAACCCAGGTCAGTCGCGAAAGCTGCTCCGAGCATCGGCGCGCGAGTTCTGTGCGAGGCGCTTGTTCGAGAGGGCGTTGACACGGTCTTCGGCTACCCCGGCGGCGCAGTCATTCCCTTATACGATGTCCTCCCCGAGTTCCCGTCAATCCACCACGTTCTGGTGCGGCATGAGCAGGGTGCCGGGCACGCTGCTGATGGCTACGCCCGCGTGACTGGCAAGGTCGGTGTTTGTCTGGCGACATCCGGGCCGGGCGCGACGAACCTCGTGACGCCGATTGCCACTGCCATGCTCGACTCGATCCCGATGGTCGCCATCACTGGCCAGGTGGGGCAGCACTTCATCGGCAGCGACGCGTTCCAGGAGATCGACATCACCGGAATTACGCTGCCGATCACGAAGCACAACTTTCTCGTGCGCCACGCCGCCGACATCGGCCCAACGATCCAGAAGGCGTTTCATCTGGCGAAGTCGGGCCGCCCCGGTCCGGTGCTCGTCGACATCCCGAAGGATGTGCTGCTGGCTGCGTCCGAGCTTGGCGCGGCGGAATCGCTCGATCTGGTGGGATATAAGCCGACCTACACGCCGCATCGGCGGCAGATTCGCCTGGCTGCGCAGGAAATTCGCAATGCGCAGAAGCCGTTGATTCTGGCTGGCCACGGTATTCTGCTCTCTGGCGCGATGGATGAGTTGAAGACGCTTGCCGAGAAGGCGCAGATACCGGTCGGCCTGACGCTGCTGGGCATCGGTGGCCTCGATCAGAATCACCCACTATGCCTCGGCATGGTCGGTATGCACGGCTTCGCTCATGCGAACCGCGCGATCTACGAAACTGACGTGCTCATCGGGGTCGGCATGCGATTCGACGATCGTGTCACTGGCCGGGTCAGCGATTTCGCGCCGAACGCACGCGTAGTGCATATCGACATCGACCCGGCGGAGATCGGCAAGAACATCGAAACCACAGTGCCGGTCGTTGGGGATGCACGTCAGGCATTGGCGCTGCTGAATGCCGAGCTTGAAGAGTTGCGTCACGATGAGTGGATTGAGTCCATCGCCGAGTGGCGACGCACTCCACCATATCGCCCGCACGCGAACGACGCGGTGCTCCAGCCGCAGTTCGTGATGGAGCGACTTTGCGAGGCGACTGACGGCAATGCGATCGTCGTCACCGATGTCGGTCAGCACCAGATGTGGGCGGCACAGTACTTCCAATGCAACAAGCCCAACAACTGGGTCACGTCCGGCGGCCTTGGAACCATGGGCTTCGGCGTGCCGGCTGCGCTCGGCGCGGCGCTCGCCAGACCTGATGACGAGGTCTGGGCAGTCGTTGGTGATGGTGGAGTTCAAATGACGTTGTTCGAATTCGCCACGCTCGTTCAGGAGCAGGCGAACGTGAATGTGGTCATCATCAACAACGGCTACCTCGGCATGGTCCGCCAGTGGCAACAGCTGTTCCACGACCGCAACTACTCAGAGACGTTCATCAGCCAGCCCGATTTCCAGATGCTGGCGACCGCATACGGCATGGCCGCGCGGACGGTGACGAGCCGTGATGACGTTGATGTCGCAATTGAGTGGGCCCGTGAGATTGTCGGGCCGACACTGCTCAACTTCGTCGTCGAGCAGGAGATGAACGTCTACCCGATGATTCCGAGTGGTGGGTCGTATGGCGAACTGATCGAGAAGGGTGAGTAA
- the otsB gene encoding trehalose-phosphatase → MTEPHVAPLVVEPPSIGGVNDFWDRVVRAPSVALFLDFDGTLAPFHSDRMQAYPLPGSMDAIRAINDQPRTNVAIVSGRPISEIMTLIGELGMTISGAHGYEYRTPDGGYQVIPLPAEQRLLLDSAREMAMRIFPAERVERKAASVAAHVRGLDATAAADMVSRLEQQWRTLSDSDLVDFRPFNGGLELRAKGRTKGTVISEMLDSAPADILPIYIGDDDTDEDAFRALAGRGIGIKVGPANAVTQAIGHLDSCEAVRDMLTYWAGREIHHGAGS, encoded by the coding sequence ATGACGGAACCACACGTAGCGCCTCTGGTTGTCGAACCTCCATCGATTGGGGGTGTCAACGATTTCTGGGATCGCGTTGTGCGTGCTCCGTCTGTGGCTCTCTTCCTCGATTTTGACGGCACACTGGCTCCGTTCCACTCCGACCGAATGCAGGCATATCCGTTGCCCGGATCGATGGACGCAATTCGAGCCATCAACGACCAGCCGCGAACGAACGTCGCGATCGTGTCCGGTCGCCCGATCTCCGAGATCATGACGCTCATTGGCGAGCTGGGAATGACGATCTCCGGCGCACACGGCTACGAATACCGAACGCCTGACGGCGGTTATCAGGTCATCCCATTGCCAGCCGAACAACGCCTGCTGCTGGACTCGGCGCGCGAAATGGCAATGCGCATCTTCCCGGCCGAACGAGTGGAGCGCAAAGCCGCGAGCGTCGCCGCACATGTGCGTGGATTGGATGCCACAGCGGCCGCCGACATGGTGTCGCGACTGGAACAGCAGTGGCGAACATTGAGCGACTCGGACCTCGTCGATTTCCGGCCCTTCAACGGTGGGCTGGAGCTCCGAGCGAAAGGCCGAACCAAAGGCACTGTCATCAGCGAGATGCTGGATTCCGCACCCGCCGATATTCTGCCGATCTATATTGGTGATGATGACACCGACGAAGACGCGTTCAGAGCTCTCGCCGGCCGAGGTATCGGAATCAAGGTTGGCCCGGCCAATGCCGTAACGCAGGCGATCGGCCACCTGGATAGCTGCGAAGCCGTCCGCGACATGCTGACATATTGGGCAGGACGGGAGATCCATCATGGCGCAGGCTCATAA
- a CDS encoding trehalose-6-phosphate synthase yields the protein MAQAHNESDLKRLVVVSNRLPVVLSADDNGGWNVQPGAGGLITALAPVLRNRGGMWIGWPGTQTDPKVHEALANAADGTGYTLNAVDLPDSIIEGYYQGFANEVIWPLFHDMLSRCNFQPHYWHDYLAANRIFASTVAESTETQDYVWIHDYHLMNVAEQLKALGVRRRTGFFLHIPFPPLDIFLRMPWRFQILRALLEFDLVGFQTARDTRNFIHCVRNLTPEIEISRTRGSFSVKHDDHVTRVGSFPIGIDYASFDEQARSSEVIHEMERSSHRLANIKMVLGIDRLDYTKGLPERIVAFQDALRRYPALQGNITLIQVVIPSRTDVPEYRAQRESIEQLVGNVNGEFTQPGWVPIHYLYRSLEPIELLAYYRMSDICLVTSLKDGMNLVSKEYCACNVDGDGVLILSEFAGSAAQLHRGAIMVNPNDIEGMAEAINQAIVMPETERRTRMRRMRQNVRRENIFWWTDSFLRAGASKRLDDFPVSEYFMPKEPARPSLI from the coding sequence ATGGCGCAGGCTCATAACGAAAGCGACCTGAAGCGGCTCGTTGTCGTATCGAATCGTCTTCCCGTCGTGCTTTCGGCAGACGACAACGGTGGCTGGAATGTGCAACCGGGGGCCGGCGGACTGATCACGGCGCTCGCGCCAGTTCTCCGCAATCGTGGTGGCATGTGGATCGGTTGGCCCGGAACGCAGACAGACCCCAAGGTTCATGAGGCGTTGGCGAATGCGGCAGACGGCACAGGCTATACACTCAACGCTGTCGATCTGCCGGATTCAATCATCGAAGGCTACTACCAGGGATTTGCAAACGAAGTCATCTGGCCGCTGTTCCACGATATGCTGTCGCGTTGCAACTTTCAGCCACATTACTGGCACGATTATCTGGCAGCGAACCGGATCTTCGCCAGCACGGTTGCTGAAAGTACAGAGACGCAAGACTATGTCTGGATCCACGATTATCACCTGATGAACGTTGCCGAGCAATTAAAGGCGCTCGGCGTCAGGCGACGCACCGGCTTCTTTCTCCACATTCCATTCCCGCCGCTCGACATCTTCCTGCGCATGCCCTGGCGATTCCAGATTCTGCGAGCCCTGCTGGAATTTGACCTCGTCGGTTTCCAGACAGCCCGCGACACGCGCAACTTCATTCACTGCGTGCGCAACCTGACGCCCGAGATCGAGATCTCCCGAACTCGTGGTTCCTTCTCGGTGAAGCACGACGACCACGTGACGCGCGTCGGCTCGTTCCCAATCGGGATCGACTACGCATCGTTCGACGAGCAGGCTCGCTCCAGCGAAGTTATTCATGAGATGGAGCGTTCGTCTCATCGCCTGGCTAACATCAAGATGGTGCTTGGCATCGACCGACTCGACTACACCAAGGGACTCCCCGAGCGGATTGTCGCGTTCCAGGACGCGCTGCGACGCTATCCGGCACTGCAAGGAAACATCACGCTCATTCAGGTGGTCATCCCCAGCCGTACTGATGTTCCCGAATATCGCGCGCAACGCGAGTCGATCGAGCAGCTGGTGGGCAACGTCAACGGTGAGTTCACGCAGCCAGGGTGGGTGCCGATCCACTATCTCTATCGGTCATTGGAACCCATCGAGCTGCTCGCCTACTACCGCATGTCAGACATCTGCCTGGTGACGTCGCTCAAGGACGGCATGAATCTCGTGTCAAAGGAGTATTGCGCCTGCAATGTTGACGGCGACGGCGTACTCATTCTCAGCGAGTTCGCCGGCAGCGCAGCCCAACTTCATCGCGGGGCCATCATGGTGAATCCCAATGACATCGAGGGCATGGCCGAAGCCATCAATCAGGCGATCGTCATGCCCGAGACGGAGCGTCGCACACGCATGCGGCGCATGCGCCAGAACGTCCGCCGCGAGAACATCTTCTGGTGGACTGATTCGTTTCTGCGAGCGGGCGCGAGCAAGCGGCTCGACGACTTCCCGGTCTCGGAGTACTTCATGCCGAAGGAACCGGCGCGGCCGTCACTCATTTAG
- the corA gene encoding magnesium/cobalt transporter CorA, with product MTIRRFDLDAPGLFSDAKDSASTLAGADWLDITDPTSSELHVLAERYRLHPLALEDIEVRLQRPKAEEYPGHLFVVLYALDAQSDGRPQMRELSIVVTSETVITLHHTKLPQIDAAAHRWAEHCQGNAHVSPAMLLYTIADTVVDGYFPCMDVIGDQIEDLEARVFDHGSTGTVEEVFRLKRLLLDVRRVVAPTRDVFNAFTRRELPLLGEVSIAYFQDVYDHVIRVTETIDNYREILSTIIDVHLTVVSNDLNQTVRTLTVASIILMTLALIAGIYGMNFDTMPELHWHYGYYAVLIGMVVLTVVLAWAFRKLRWW from the coding sequence GTGACAATTCGGCGCTTCGACCTCGACGCACCCGGCTTGTTCTCCGATGCCAAGGATTCTGCCTCGACCCTGGCGGGAGCTGACTGGCTCGACATCACTGACCCAACATCGTCCGAGTTGCACGTGCTGGCGGAGCGCTACCGGCTCCACCCTCTTGCACTTGAAGACATCGAGGTACGGCTGCAGCGCCCAAAAGCGGAGGAATATCCCGGACACCTCTTCGTCGTGCTGTATGCACTTGACGCACAGAGTGACGGTCGCCCGCAGATGCGCGAGCTATCCATCGTTGTGACCAGCGAGACTGTCATCACTCTGCATCACACCAAGCTTCCCCAGATTGATGCTGCCGCGCATCGTTGGGCGGAGCACTGTCAGGGGAATGCGCACGTGTCCCCGGCGATGCTGCTGTACACGATTGCTGACACGGTGGTAGACGGCTACTTCCCGTGCATGGACGTCATTGGCGATCAGATCGAGGATCTCGAAGCGCGAGTATTCGATCACGGCAGTACTGGGACGGTCGAGGAGGTATTCAGGCTGAAGCGCCTGCTTCTTGATGTCCGTCGTGTCGTTGCGCCGACGCGGGACGTGTTCAACGCATTTACCCGGCGCGAGCTGCCGCTTCTCGGCGAAGTGTCCATCGCCTATTTTCAGGACGTTTATGACCACGTCATTCGCGTCACTGAGACGATCGACAACTACCGCGAGATTCTCTCGACGATCATCGATGTCCATCTCACGGTCGTCTCGAACGACCTCAATCAGACTGTGCGAACGCTCACCGTTGCCAGCATCATCCTGATGACATTGGCGCTGATCGCCGGAATCTACGGCATGAATTTCGACACCATGCCGGAGCTGCATTGGCACTACGGCTACTACGCAGTGCTGATCGGCATGGTCGTTCTCACCGTCGTCCTCGCCTGGGCATTTCGGAAGTTGCGCTGGTGGTGA
- a CDS encoding ribokinase produces MGTVVVIGSSNTDLVSSAERLPRAGETVRGDAFATYPGGKGANQAVAARRASANVRFVGATGDDDFGKARRQELRDEGIDVTYLAEHQGATSGVAQIIVDAHGENQIVVVPGANDLVDPASVIKALESDCSVISMVLEISFDAVLAALNAEHSATKVVNAAPFDSRIMAHLDQVDVLICNESEAAAVLGRPFDVRDETATKRAAEDLIGHGPTAAIITIGAGGAVVAHADGTQLIRAPKAKVVDTTGAGDCFCGVFAAWLASGASLREATAAGVVAGSLSVSIAGAQPSMPNRAAIESAMSDQPLA; encoded by the coding sequence GTGGGGACGGTTGTCGTCATCGGGAGCAGTAACACTGATCTCGTGAGCAGCGCCGAGCGATTGCCGCGTGCCGGCGAGACGGTGCGGGGCGATGCGTTCGCGACGTACCCCGGCGGCAAAGGCGCGAACCAGGCGGTAGCAGCGCGCCGAGCTAGCGCCAACGTCAGGTTTGTTGGCGCAACCGGAGACGATGACTTCGGCAAGGCGCGGCGTCAGGAACTGCGCGACGAAGGCATCGACGTGACGTACCTGGCCGAGCACCAGGGCGCGACGTCCGGGGTGGCGCAGATAATCGTCGATGCGCACGGTGAGAATCAGATCGTCGTCGTACCTGGCGCGAACGATCTCGTCGACCCAGCCTCAGTTATCAAGGCGCTAGAATCAGATTGCTCAGTTATATCGATGGTTCTGGAGATCTCATTCGACGCCGTCTTGGCGGCGCTGAACGCTGAGCATAGCGCCACAAAGGTCGTCAACGCCGCGCCGTTCGATTCGCGGATCATGGCGCATCTCGATCAGGTGGACGTCCTCATCTGCAACGAATCCGAGGCCGCCGCCGTGCTCGGCCGACCGTTCGATGTCAGGGATGAAACCGCAACAAAGCGCGCCGCCGAAGACCTGATCGGGCACGGGCCGACGGCTGCAATCATCACGATCGGCGCGGGCGGGGCAGTTGTTGCCCACGCAGATGGAACGCAGCTGATCAGGGCCCCGAAGGCGAAGGTCGTTGATACGACCGGCGCGGGCGATTGTTTCTGCGGCGTCTTCGCGGCCTGGCTCGCAAGTGGCGCATCGTTGCGTGAGGCGACGGCCGCCGGAGTGGTTGCGGGATCGCTGTCGGTCAGCATCGCTGGCGCGCAACCGTCCATGCCGAACCGCGCGGCGATCGAGTCCGCCATGTCCGACCAGCCACTCGCGTGA
- a CDS encoding transglutaminase domain-containing protein yields MNRLALREGWSTFILTSLVVFVAIWSIRQADWADGLQILNRIMIYGLVAGLIVAKQRRIPGWVAHLIAMVGGAGVVLFQMTEYLDDRIGSRSDKLSWLADRGGRWIDQIAGGQQTDDLYLFVLFISITTLMLAYSSVWFVFRARWVWPALIFPGILLFINLGYSHRVPTGLVVFYLFFALLLLVRFRMLERETRWRRMRIDYPDSIGWKAMWAATYLAMFVLMFGWIFPGSVQSGRAHDAWLSVDGPWRSVEQRFNSWFAGLRGPGAGGVGGFASFADSFELGGSLRLSDTPVVLVTGESTAPYLAAHRYAVYTGRGWLSDVTQDRDENGQLREIPSQVMLQAGEAVDVGDQALETREKTSYTIRVERPRGSLIFAPETFLSADVGANLVVPWTTVTGVQVDLSGETLPTVPREMERIATLLQEYDFTPEDVAEPTATAEEQETPEAEPTATATPEVDVPPRLRPESEDIVAERQALAERGITFEYTVNYDTYRATTLTYAGEFPDLTEVEAVYARDGLATGESYKVDALETDAKSEDLRLASGAAPQEVRDRYLQLPDTVTQRTRDLAHEVTAGATNPYDMAKTIETYLRNSIEYSEDVAVPPADQDVVDYVLFDSHKGYCEYYASAFVVMAREMGLPTRMVTGFFPADRDKDAGGFLYRERNAHAWPEVYLDGYGWVPFEPTAARSAFNREPAPAPNTAAGPIDRESGGVGGMLPDDSEFLQEQNQLPTGSGVGTVQRDEPVTRLEWAIRGGIVGLLLAALVAAFFWLRGMRGLSPAEQLYAKAIRGADWGGVRTQASMTPRELAATIAEEVPGSRGPASYLADLYSRATYSGREVPQTDFLRGRQAWARLRGLLVKHFFSRLVPWNSSRQDDDDETAW; encoded by the coding sequence GTGAATCGACTTGCACTCCGTGAGGGCTGGTCGACGTTCATTCTGACGTCGCTGGTCGTCTTTGTCGCCATTTGGTCGATCCGTCAGGCCGACTGGGCCGATGGACTCCAGATTTTGAATCGCATCATGATTTATGGTCTGGTTGCTGGATTGATCGTTGCAAAACAACGACGCATCCCCGGCTGGGTCGCGCATCTCATTGCCATGGTCGGCGGTGCCGGGGTCGTCCTGTTTCAGATGACGGAATATCTGGACGATCGGATCGGTAGCCGCAGCGACAAGCTCTCGTGGCTGGCGGATCGTGGCGGACGCTGGATCGATCAGATCGCAGGCGGTCAGCAGACGGACGATCTGTATCTGTTCGTCCTGTTCATCTCGATCACGACGCTCATGCTGGCCTACAGCTCTGTCTGGTTCGTGTTCCGCGCGCGCTGGGTCTGGCCAGCGCTCATCTTCCCGGGCATATTGCTGTTCATCAATCTTGGTTATAGCCACCGAGTGCCAACGGGCCTCGTCGTCTTCTACCTGTTCTTTGCGCTTCTGCTGCTCGTGCGCTTCCGCATGCTGGAGCGCGAGACACGCTGGCGACGAATGCGCATTGACTACCCGGATTCCATCGGCTGGAAAGCGATGTGGGCGGCGACCTATCTGGCCATGTTCGTGTTGATGTTCGGCTGGATATTCCCCGGCAGCGTCCAGAGCGGTCGCGCGCACGATGCCTGGCTCTCTGTCGACGGTCCGTGGCGCTCGGTTGAGCAGCGGTTCAATAGCTGGTTCGCTGGACTGCGAGGTCCGGGCGCAGGCGGCGTCGGCGGATTCGCAAGCTTCGCCGATAGCTTCGAACTAGGAGGTTCGCTGCGATTGAGCGACACGCCTGTTGTCCTGGTCACGGGCGAGTCGACCGCACCGTACCTGGCGGCCCATCGCTACGCAGTCTATACCGGTCGCGGTTGGCTGTCGGACGTCACGCAGGACCGCGATGAGAACGGACAGCTTCGCGAAATCCCATCGCAGGTCATGCTGCAGGCCGGTGAAGCGGTCGATGTCGGTGATCAGGCGCTCGAAACGCGTGAGAAGACCAGTTACACGATTCGTGTCGAACGACCACGCGGCAGCCTGATCTTCGCGCCGGAGACCTTCCTGAGCGCTGATGTTGGAGCGAACCTTGTCGTGCCGTGGACGACGGTAACAGGCGTTCAGGTTGATCTGAGCGGGGAAACGCTTCCAACTGTGCCGCGCGAAATGGAGCGCATTGCGACACTCTTGCAGGAATACGACTTCACGCCCGAGGATGTCGCAGAGCCAACTGCGACGGCGGAAGAGCAGGAGACGCCGGAGGCCGAACCGACGGCCACTGCGACGCCAGAGGTAGATGTTCCGCCGCGACTACGTCCAGAGTCAGAAGACATTGTTGCGGAGCGACAGGCGCTCGCAGAACGCGGCATCACGTTCGAGTACACCGTCAACTACGACACGTATCGCGCGACAACCCTGACATACGCTGGCGAGTTCCCGGACCTTACCGAAGTTGAGGCGGTCTATGCCCGCGATGGATTGGCAACAGGCGAGTCGTACAAGGTCGATGCGCTTGAGACAGACGCCAAGTCGGAGGACTTGCGGCTGGCATCCGGTGCAGCGCCGCAGGAAGTTCGCGATCGCTACTTGCAGCTTCCTGACACCGTCACGCAGCGAACGCGCGATCTGGCCCACGAGGTCACTGCCGGAGCCACGAACCCGTACGACATGGCGAAGACGATTGAGACGTACCTACGCAACTCGATCGAATACAGCGAGGACGTCGCGGTGCCACCGGCCGATCAGGATGTCGTCGACTATGTGCTGTTCGATTCTCACAAGGGCTATTGCGAGTATTACGCCTCCGCGTTTGTCGTGATGGCGCGCGAGATGGGACTGCCGACGCGCATGGTCACCGGCTTCTTCCCGGCAGATCGTGACAAGGATGCCGGTGGGTTCCTCTACCGCGAACGCAACGCGCACGCATGGCCGGAGGTCTACCTCGACGGTTACGGCTGGGTGCCGTTCGAGCCAACTGCAGCGCGCTCGGCTTTCAACCGCGAACCGGCTCCAGCGCCAAACACTGCTGCCGGTCCAATCGACCGTGAATCTGGCGGCGTTGGCGGCATGCTCCCGGATGACAGCGAGTTCCTACAGGAGCAGAACCAGCTACCAACAGGATCGGGTGTCGGGACTGTGCAGCGCGACGAGCCGGTCACGCGGCTTGAGTGGGCGATCCGCGGCGGAATCGTTGGCCTGCTGCTGGCAGCGCTCGTCGCTGCATTCTTCTGGCTGCGCGGCATGCGCGGACTGTCGCCAGCTGAACAGCTTTACGCGAAGGCAATCCGCGGAGCTGACTGGGGCGGCGTGCGGACGCAGGCATCAATGACACCGAGGGAGCTTGCGGCGACAATAGCCGAAGAAGTACCGGGCAGTCGTGGGCCGGCATCGTATCTCGCCGATCTCTATTCGCGGGCGACCTATAGCGGTCGCGAGGTGCCGCAAACCGACTTCCTGCGTGGTCGCCAGGCGTGGGCGCGTTTGCGCGGTCTGCTCGTCAAGCACTTCTTCAGTCGTTTGGTGCCGTGGAACTCAAGCCGGCAGGACGATGATGACGAGACCGCCTGGTAG